A stretch of Halichondria panicea chromosome 1, odHalPani1.1, whole genome shotgun sequence DNA encodes these proteins:
- the LOC135349608 gene encoding uncharacterized protein LOC135349608, translating to MEHLDHLPAARLPGSTVTIQCDAGYVSAVTMVTCEGTLMWSPDPEAIECTLLTTPTPTTPPPINCTASLPPPRNGIISDHSVPAIPGTQVTLHCDDELFPEGIMTATCLATGKWDEEIVCRAAPCNCASLSDGSRFDAAVSISVVVTTVAFTIIGLLIGLLIMHLLMRKKAAYSPSAKGQANVGPTVPAGPVYEEVSPKEEIELNTNQAYGPVGL from the exons ATGGAGCATTTGGACCACCTACCAGCAGCTAGGTTGCCAGGATCCACGgtaaccatccagtgtgaCGCTGGGTATGTATCTGCTGTTACAatggtgacatgtgagggtacactgatgtggagtccagaccctgaggctattgagtgtacattactaaccacacctactccTACAACTC CTCCTCCAATAAACTGCACAGCTTCACTACCCCCACCAAGGAATGGTATTATCAGTGATCATTCAGTACCAGCTATTCCCGGCACACAAGTTACCCTCCATTGTGACGATGAACTGTTCCCTGAGGGAATAATGACTGCTACCTGTCTAGCTACAGGAAAGTGGGACGAGGAGATCGTCTGCAGAG CTGCTCCTTGTAATTGTGCCAGCCTATCTGATGGGAGTCGATTTGATGCAGCTGTCTCCATCAGCGTGGTTGTCACGACAGTTGCGTTCACAATCATTGGATTGTTGATAGGACTCTTGATCATGCATTTGCTCATGCGTAAGAAGGCAGCGTACTCCCCGTCAGCTAAAGGACAAGCTAATGTAGGACCCACTgtaccagctggtcctgtttatgaggaggtgtcacccaaagaggagattgaactgaatactaaccaggcgtatggaccagtaggactgtga